One region of Bdellovibrio bacteriovorus genomic DNA includes:
- a CDS encoding GMC oxidoreductase: protein MKYDYDYIVIGSGFGGSVMTCRLVEKGYKVCLLERGREWKMHEFPRRPHEIRKNMFWDPIDNKYGLMEVRDTPESDVMTITSSGLGGGSLIYANVLYKMPEEFFKGWPGNISRQMLEPYYDRVLNMMEAKPYPYDTHPYYRNTPKTTLLKKLADEMSAPLGTTEKPTMVFPPIAVRFEGKFPGHQTRNIHGALQSRCNKCGDCDIGCNIHAKNTLDLNYLFRARNLKEAAYKAEVRTHAEVTKIEKKDDHYIVTYVIPEFPMQENRFTAKNVVLAAGSLGSTSLLLKMKRYGHLPLLNKWLGKRWSGNGDFISLIFKSKHNVDGTNGPVITGSIEYKYNDYADGYPHGMFIQEAGYPVGFAWFLSGKVPQFSGFAGLATMAAHHVKKYIFKVLKISGHDQINIGDEMAKSIDRAEFTKRCLVLLGMGRDKPDGEIQLRDDDQALIRWKIDESEVHFTRIRSEMKRLAEMVDGVYVENPLTHLKKVISVHPLGGCPMGDSEQTGFVNTKGEVFGYPGLYVVDGSILPTSTGTNPSLTIAAMAEYIAEQIPEKHITKIREEMEA from the coding sequence ATGAAGTACGACTATGACTATATCGTGATCGGGTCTGGCTTTGGCGGATCCGTGATGACGTGCCGACTTGTTGAAAAAGGTTATAAAGTTTGTTTGCTTGAGCGAGGTCGTGAATGGAAAATGCATGAGTTCCCGCGACGTCCACATGAAATTCGCAAGAACATGTTCTGGGACCCCATCGATAATAAATATGGACTGATGGAAGTTCGCGACACTCCGGAAAGTGACGTGATGACGATCACCTCCAGCGGATTGGGTGGCGGCAGCCTGATCTATGCGAATGTTTTATATAAAATGCCCGAAGAGTTTTTTAAAGGTTGGCCCGGCAACATCAGTCGCCAGATGCTAGAGCCCTACTATGATCGTGTTCTAAATATGATGGAAGCAAAACCCTATCCGTACGACACACATCCTTATTACCGCAACACACCTAAAACGACCTTGCTGAAAAAGCTTGCCGACGAAATGTCAGCCCCACTAGGAACGACTGAAAAACCGACGATGGTATTCCCTCCGATTGCCGTGCGCTTTGAAGGAAAATTTCCGGGACATCAAACCCGGAATATTCACGGTGCTCTTCAATCTCGTTGTAATAAATGCGGTGACTGCGACATTGGATGCAATATCCACGCAAAGAACACCTTGGATCTAAATTATCTTTTCCGGGCGCGAAACCTGAAGGAGGCCGCTTACAAAGCAGAGGTTCGCACTCACGCGGAAGTCACAAAAATCGAAAAGAAAGACGATCACTACATCGTAACCTACGTGATCCCTGAGTTCCCAATGCAGGAAAACAGGTTCACGGCAAAAAATGTCGTGCTGGCGGCAGGCTCCTTGGGTTCTACTTCATTACTTTTAAAGATGAAACGATATGGTCACTTGCCACTTCTAAATAAATGGTTAGGAAAAAGATGGAGTGGCAACGGGGATTTCATCTCTTTGATCTTTAAATCCAAACACAATGTTGACGGAACTAACGGCCCCGTTATCACCGGATCCATCGAGTATAAATACAATGACTATGCAGATGGATATCCTCACGGAATGTTTATACAAGAGGCGGGATACCCGGTGGGTTTTGCTTGGTTTTTGTCCGGCAAGGTGCCTCAGTTCAGCGGGTTTGCGGGTTTAGCCACAATGGCTGCTCATCATGTTAAAAAGTACATTTTTAAAGTCCTAAAAATTTCCGGTCACGATCAGATCAACATCGGCGACGAAATGGCAAAAAGCATCGACCGAGCTGAATTTACCAAACGTTGCCTGGTTCTTTTAGGCATGGGTCGGGATAAACCCGACGGCGAAATCCAGTTGCGCGATGACGATCAGGCATTGATTCGCTGGAAGATCGACGAAAGCGAGGTCCACTTCACGCGCATTCGTTCCGAGATGAAAAGATTGGCCGAGATGGTTGATGGAGTTTACGTCGAAAATCCACTGACTCACTTAAAAAAAGTAATTTCGGTGCATCCTTTGGGTGGGTGCCCTATGGGTGATTCAGAGCAAACAGGTTTCGTGAACACAAAAGGCGAAGTGTTTGGTTATCCCGGACTTTATGTTGTCGATGGAAGCATCCTTCCCACTTCAACGGGAACCAACCCTTCTTTAACTATTGCCGCGATGGCTGAATATATCGCTGAGCAAATTCCCGAAAAGCACATCACTAAGATCCGGGAAGAAATGGAAGCTTAG
- a CDS encoding alpha/beta hydrolase, translating into MTSLSVEFTERMSGFVVPKKFVLSPGKPLSHSDFLIENDRFDKQPFEFTVTIKVPNLDKFLDDHSTPSQMYGRITDFRFREELRIEKGYFQLFTLPAASPHFDTVKEMHYTLFLTDREGKKWTFFGYKAILKEDLSELWNQTTTLYYYLWEGHSPFDNYSDKEVHAIGSLRISLSDFLTQMKSFKTNASSFLQEKEALMKYFKAFTDTLWESYAPFIFTTTSARWNEHQYPMHTTQGVALGEKTLHPLDTRDGLTISVQRFKHQESKNVVLLLHGLTTSTDMFIMPEHQNLVNQLHASGYSDVWSLDWRGSGRFTYNMTPHRYTIDDVAKYDIPRAVDFIRESCGNDVKIHVIAHCVGSLSFMASYAAGYVKNIASIVANSVSLTPMVPWQAMAKMMVGPEILGQVLGYPYVSPKIPYHPGRALGRWLYWMERSLRRECKEPACHMVSFMWGWGFPAAFNHRNIHPVTHRRLMDLFGGTSFHYHKHIRKMLLAKASISFDSKTNYLEEMKKRDMPPTLLISGAENHIFPNSNKTTYEILSQTKNASKVSYKEFTNYGHQDIFMGQYCHNEVFPELIEFLKQHSGISGVETRKLRIA; encoded by the coding sequence ATGACGTCACTTTCTGTCGAATTCACCGAGAGAATGTCGGGATTCGTAGTCCCAAAAAAGTTTGTCTTGTCACCAGGCAAACCCCTTTCACATTCTGATTTTTTGATTGAAAATGATCGCTTTGATAAGCAGCCATTTGAGTTTACGGTGACGATCAAAGTGCCCAATCTGGACAAGTTCTTGGACGATCACAGCACGCCCTCCCAGATGTATGGCAGAATCACCGATTTCCGATTTCGCGAAGAACTGCGCATTGAAAAAGGTTATTTTCAACTATTCACATTGCCAGCCGCCAGTCCACATTTCGATACAGTTAAAGAGATGCACTACACTCTTTTTCTAACCGACCGTGAAGGGAAGAAATGGACCTTTTTTGGTTACAAAGCCATCTTAAAAGAAGATCTTTCCGAGTTATGGAACCAAACGACGACTTTGTACTATTATCTTTGGGAAGGGCATTCTCCCTTTGATAATTACAGCGATAAAGAAGTGCACGCTATCGGAAGTTTACGTATTTCACTGAGTGACTTCTTAACTCAAATGAAAAGTTTTAAAACCAACGCTTCCTCCTTCCTGCAAGAAAAAGAAGCTTTGATGAAATACTTCAAGGCTTTCACTGACACTCTTTGGGAAAGCTACGCTCCCTTCATCTTCACCACGACTTCGGCTCGCTGGAATGAGCACCAATACCCTATGCACACCACTCAAGGTGTCGCCCTAGGTGAAAAGACTCTTCATCCTCTTGACACTCGCGATGGCCTGACAATTTCCGTGCAAAGATTTAAACATCAAGAGTCTAAGAATGTGGTTTTGCTGCTCCACGGCCTCACGACTTCGACAGACATGTTTATCATGCCTGAGCACCAAAACTTAGTGAATCAACTTCACGCTTCTGGATATTCCGACGTGTGGTCCCTGGATTGGCGCGGAAGTGGAAGATTCACTTACAATATGACTCCGCATCGTTACACGATTGATGATGTGGCGAAATACGACATTCCGCGCGCGGTGGATTTCATTCGCGAATCATGCGGCAACGATGTGAAGATCCACGTGATAGCTCACTGTGTAGGATCTCTGTCTTTCATGGCCTCTTACGCCGCAGGATACGTAAAAAATATTGCGAGCATCGTGGCGAATAGTGTTTCGTTGACTCCAATGGTTCCTTGGCAAGCGATGGCCAAGATGATGGTGGGGCCCGAAATCTTAGGACAAGTTCTGGGATATCCCTATGTGTCTCCGAAAATTCCCTATCATCCCGGCCGCGCTTTGGGTCGCTGGCTGTACTGGATGGAGCGCAGTTTGCGCCGTGAATGCAAAGAGCCCGCTTGTCATATGGTGAGCTTTATGTGGGGATGGGGCTTCCCTGCGGCTTTCAATCATCGCAATATTCACCCTGTTACACATCGACGTTTAATGGATTTATTTGGCGGCACAAGCTTTCACTACCACAAGCACATTCGCAAAATGCTGTTAGCGAAAGCTTCGATTTCATTCGATTCAAAAACCAACTATTTGGAAGAGATGAAGAAACGAGACATGCCTCCGACCCTGCTGATTTCGGGAGCGGAAAACCATATTTTCCCGAACTCAAATAAAACGACGTATGAAATTTTAAGTCAGACGAAAAATGCTTCAAAGGTGTCCTATAAAGAGTTTACCAACTACGGTCATCAGGATATCTTCATGGGGCAGTATTGCCATAACGAAGTTTTTCCTGAACTGATTGAATTTTTAAAACAACATTCCGGTATTTCTGGTGTCGAAACCCGCAAGCTTCGTATTGCGTGA
- a CDS encoding metallophosphoesterase, translated as MESASPEESNETAVAVKPAPIKKIKVIVSDLHLGKGRLLEQGGINSLEEFYYGEKLVEFIHYYSSGVYRDYEVELIINGDFLNFLQCDYKGHFLSVITESVTLEILKEIVKGHENVFKALAEFASKPNNTVTYIVGNHDQGMLWPACRAYLNQVIGTPIRYKNIVYFFDGVHIEHGHMHEAANRMDPKKFFLKKDLVEPILNLPFGSHFFLEVVLKIKQHYPHVDKIRPFGKMVRWSLMNETKTMIRAFFMALFYFAKSAFIKDPRRHYPLKRIIKVIAESAIFPDLSESARKILHDDRVHTVVFGHTHVYQYRQWSENKEYFNSGTWTEITSLDIVSLGKITKLTYVLIEYPEDGGRPRGRLKEWKGYHRIEEDVAIS; from the coding sequence ATGGAATCTGCTTCCCCAGAAGAGAGCAACGAGACCGCCGTCGCGGTGAAACCCGCTCCTATTAAAAAAATCAAAGTGATTGTGAGCGACCTCCATCTGGGGAAAGGTCGTCTATTGGAACAAGGCGGAATCAACTCTTTAGAAGAGTTCTACTATGGGGAAAAGTTGGTGGAGTTCATCCATTACTATTCTTCGGGTGTGTATCGCGATTACGAAGTGGAACTTATCATAAATGGGGATTTTCTTAACTTTCTGCAGTGTGATTACAAGGGACATTTTCTTTCGGTCATCACAGAATCCGTCACTCTGGAAATTTTAAAAGAGATCGTTAAAGGCCACGAAAACGTTTTTAAAGCGTTGGCTGAATTTGCCTCTAAGCCGAACAACACCGTAACGTACATCGTGGGAAATCACGATCAAGGTATGCTGTGGCCTGCGTGTCGTGCTTACTTAAACCAAGTGATTGGCACGCCTATCCGTTATAAAAACATCGTGTACTTCTTTGATGGCGTGCATATTGAGCATGGTCATATGCATGAAGCCGCAAACCGTATGGACCCCAAAAAGTTTTTCCTGAAGAAAGACCTGGTGGAGCCCATTTTGAATCTGCCTTTTGGTTCCCACTTTTTTTTGGAAGTGGTGTTAAAGATCAAACAACATTATCCGCACGTGGATAAAATCCGCCCGTTTGGAAAAATGGTGCGCTGGTCTTTGATGAATGAAACCAAAACCATGATTCGCGCGTTTTTCATGGCGCTTTTTTATTTTGCCAAAAGTGCTTTCATCAAGGATCCACGTCGTCACTATCCGTTGAAGCGCATTATCAAAGTCATTGCGGAAAGTGCGATCTTTCCTGATTTAAGTGAATCGGCGCGTAAAATTCTTCACGATGACCGCGTGCACACTGTTGTTTTTGGCCACACCCATGTTTACCAATACCGCCAGTGGTCCGAGAATAAAGAATATTTTAACTCGGGAACATGGACGGAGATCACATCTTTGGATATTGTGTCTCTTGGTAAAATCACAAAGCTTACTTATGTACTGATTGAGTACCCTGAAGACGGTGGTCGCCCTCGCGGTCGCTTAAAAGAGTGGAAGGGTTATCATCGTATCGAAGAAGACGTTGCGATTTCTTAG
- a CDS encoding diguanylate cyclase, protein MAHNDDSSNDNLEKTSIVASDTFRGRLKEADEVPPAIVVLIGPPGYVGKQYPITANDIVIGRSVESQVYIDDKSLSRSHAKFAVNGSEVSVIDLGSTNKTIVNGQVIPPLASCLLKNNDQIKTGNVIFKFLEKGSIEAMTNAAMYERAQKDALTGAHSKGALLEKGPEAMKRAEVLNEPLSLVTFDIDHFKKINDNYGHPGGDHVLKELCRIVITKLIRSNDFFARYGGEEFVLLLSGSPSKTAGEVGERIRQTIEAHEFVFENKKIPVTISVGVATKLPQETEWTQIYDRADKALYQSKQGGRNRVTIAP, encoded by the coding sequence ATGGCTCACAACGATGATTCTTCCAATGACAACTTAGAAAAAACCAGTATTGTCGCCAGTGACACTTTCCGTGGTCGTCTGAAAGAGGCCGACGAAGTTCCACCGGCGATTGTTGTTTTGATTGGTCCTCCTGGATACGTGGGGAAGCAATATCCTATCACCGCGAACGATATCGTGATCGGCCGCTCGGTGGAAAGCCAAGTTTATATCGACGATAAAAGTTTAAGTCGTTCCCATGCCAAATTTGCTGTCAATGGCAGTGAAGTGTCGGTGATTGACTTGGGTTCTACAAATAAAACCATCGTGAATGGTCAAGTCATCCCGCCATTGGCTTCATGTCTTTTAAAAAATAACGACCAAATTAAAACCGGCAATGTCATCTTCAAATTCCTTGAAAAAGGAAGCATCGAAGCGATGACAAATGCGGCTATGTACGAGCGCGCTCAAAAAGACGCTTTAACAGGCGCGCATTCTAAAGGAGCCCTTCTTGAAAAGGGACCCGAGGCGATGAAACGGGCTGAAGTTTTAAACGAGCCGTTGAGCCTTGTGACATTCGATATTGATCACTTTAAGAAAATCAATGATAACTACGGTCATCCCGGTGGGGACCACGTTCTTAAAGAGTTGTGCCGGATTGTCATCACTAAATTAATTCGCTCTAATGACTTTTTCGCTCGTTATGGTGGAGAGGAATTCGTTCTTCTTCTCTCTGGTTCTCCGTCAAAGACAGCCGGTGAGGTGGGAGAGCGTATTCGCCAAACAATTGAAGCTCATGAGTTCGTTTTTGAAAATAAAAAGATTCCTGTCACAATTTCCGTGGGCGTAGCCACAAAATTACCGCAAGAAACTGAGTGGACTCAGATCTACGACCGCGCAGATAAGGCTCTCTATCAGTCGAAGCAGGGTGGACGTAACCGGGTCACGATTGCTCCATAA